A portion of the bacterium genome contains these proteins:
- the infC gene encoding translation initiation factor IF-3, protein MKPTGPVKTVPIINERIKSKEVRLIDDEGINHGVIKTSEALSMAITKDLDLVLVSPDQDPPVAKILDYGKYKFESEKRAKDARKKQHTVELKEVKMRYKIDTHDYEVKIKNIKKFLLAGNKVKIMVMLKGREIQHTNLAFDLIKRITEDLQDENYILEKKASMEGKNAVMIIGPVGAS, encoded by the coding sequence ATAAAACCAACAGGCCCGGTCAAAACGGTGCCTATAATAAACGAAAGAATAAAATCAAAAGAAGTTAGATTAATTGACGATGAAGGCATAAATCACGGCGTTATAAAAACAAGTGAAGCTTTAAGCATGGCTATAACAAAAGACCTTGACCTTGTTTTAGTTAGCCCTGATCAGGATCCGCCAGTTGCTAAGATTTTAGATTATGGCAAATACAAGTTCGAATCAGAAAAACGCGCCAAAGATGCAAGGAAAAAACAACATACGGTTGAACTAAAAGAAGTCAAAATGCGCTATAAGATTGATACGCATGACTATGAAGTTAAAATTAAAAATATAAAAAAATTCCTGCTTGCTGGTAATAAAGTTAAGATCATGGTAATGTTGAAAGGTCGTGAAATTCAGCATACTAATCTGGCTTTCGATTTGATAAAAAGAATAACAGAAGATTTACAGGATGAAAATTACATTCTGGAGAAGAAAGCTTCAATGGAAGGTAAAAACGCCGTAATGATAATTGGACCTGTAGGAGCTTCATAA
- a CDS encoding inositol monophosphatase family protein, with the protein MISTEKLLETAKEAAYAAGEIQLSYFGKKKEISHKSNEYDLVTEADKLSEEKIVSIIQANFPDHAILGEETGEHEGHKSGYLWVVDPLDGTTNFAHNFPHFAVSIGLVKDNKIIMGVVYDVCKNELFWAAEGTGAYLNSEPINVSKIVELNKSLLATGFPCSREKTLEENFVYFKKFVYKSQAVRRPGAAALDLCYVAAGRLDGFWELNLCPWDVTAGTCIVREAGGKVTNFDSEDFNSEIKNIIASNLIIHDQMKEVLYSCR; encoded by the coding sequence TTGATAAGTACGGAAAAACTGCTTGAAACAGCAAAAGAAGCCGCTTATGCAGCAGGAGAAATCCAGCTTTCATATTTTGGAAAGAAAAAAGAAATTTCTCATAAATCAAACGAATATGATCTTGTAACAGAAGCCGATAAATTATCTGAAGAAAAAATTGTATCAATTATTCAGGCAAACTTTCCTGACCATGCCATTCTTGGAGAAGAAACAGGAGAACATGAAGGTCATAAATCCGGTTATTTATGGGTGGTTGATCCCCTTGACGGTACGACCAATTTTGCACATAATTTTCCGCATTTTGCAGTCTCTATAGGGCTTGTTAAAGACAATAAAATCATCATGGGAGTGGTTTATGATGTCTGCAAAAATGAACTGTTCTGGGCGGCAGAAGGAACAGGAGCTTACTTGAATTCCGAACCGATTAACGTAAGTAAAATCGTGGAACTGAACAAATCTTTGCTTGCTACAGGATTTCCTTGTTCAAGAGAAAAAACTCTGGAAGAAAATTTTGTTTATTTTAAAAAATTTGTTTATAAATCTCAGGCAGTAAGAAGACCGGGTGCTGCTGCACTTGATCTTTGTTATGTTGCAGCAGGAAGGCTCGACGGTTTCTGGGAATTAAATCTCTGTCCCTGGGACGTAACGGCAGGAACTTGCATAGTTCGAGAAGCAGGAGGCAAAGTAACCAACTTTGATTCTGAAGACTTTAATTCTGAAATTAAAAATATTATCGCCTCAAATTTAATTATTCATGACCAAATGAAGGAAGTCTTATATTCTTGCAGATAA
- a CDS encoding enoyl-CoA hydratase/isomerase family protein, with translation MIFKRIKIKNHSKIGVICLNNSENLNIIKSDTFNEINFALDAFENDNNIKIILIKAACGKSKTGKKVFSAGVNLKEYDEKFELFDKNPNEFKNLLKKNRKLMTKIEESKKPVIIGVDGIACGGFFELALACDLILVSEKASFKLNEVNIGLIPGYGGISRLLKIVGKNKTFEIVSTGKEITPKNAMDLGIVAEIFNDSDFEEKAMEYCENLAEKSSNSLYLIKNTIDQVLKKTAVEETEVENFLKALQSEDSREGIKSFLEKRKPEFK, from the coding sequence TTGATATTTAAAAGAATAAAAATAAAAAATCACAGTAAAATCGGTGTTATATGTTTAAATAATTCCGAGAATTTAAATATAATTAAATCAGATACTTTTAATGAAATAAATTTTGCTCTGGATGCTTTTGAAAACGATAATAATATTAAAATAATTCTAATAAAAGCTGCTTGTGGAAAATCAAAAACAGGAAAAAAAGTTTTTTCTGCCGGAGTGAATCTTAAAGAATATGATGAAAAGTTTGAGCTTTTTGATAAAAATCCAAATGAATTTAAGAATTTGTTAAAAAAGAACAGAAAACTAATGACAAAAATTGAGGAGTCTAAAAAACCTGTAATTATTGGCGTGGATGGGATTGCATGCGGTGGCTTTTTTGAGCTGGCACTTGCTTGCGATTTAATTCTTGTATCAGAAAAAGCTTCTTTTAAATTAAACGAGGTCAATATCGGCTTAATTCCAGGCTATGGAGGAATAAGCAGATTATTAAAAATAGTCGGAAAAAACAAAACTTTTGAAATTGTCTCAACAGGTAAAGAAATAACTCCTAAAAACGCTATGGATTTAGGGATTGTGGCAGAAATTTTTAATGATTCGGATTTTGAAGAAAAAGCTATGGAATATTGTGAAAATTTAGCTGAAAAATCTTCAAATTCTCTTTATTTAATAAAAAATACTATTGATCAAGTCTTAAAAAAGACTGCTGTCGAAGAAACAGAGGTTGAAAACTTCTTAAAAGCTTTACAGTCAGAGGATTCCAGAGAAGGTATAAAATCTTTTCTCGAGAAAAGAAAGCCTGAGTTTAAATAA
- a CDS encoding NFACT RNA binding domain-containing protein: MINFDSLSLKALISEIEPILTEGRVQKVQQPSKNEVLLTIRALRQTHKLYICVDPKYPHVSLLSLEGEELRNIEIPQKPPMFCMLLRKHMEGCKINAVTQPDYERILEIKFDSYNELGERTPMILSCEFMGKHSNIILYNYDNNVIQGCAHPVSHEKSRERELAGGLPYIYPPKQHKYDFITLSKEKFSEWAKIIDMPINIWLNEKFGFISKALATEFCNFLGINIEKDKTSAVSQEKISDLYDLITETINFDNINPSISEDKKYYSITGLDKSIKWRSVDSVNAMIDLYFGHQVFNDNFTRLKNYLAGILKKELKKQEKQLLSYSHALPENNNEKQEKYRQYADLIMSNLYKIMRGDEYVELENFFDENKIIKIPLDKMLSPNANAQKYYKLYNKAKNAARHGRELAEKIQQEIAYLETIRESINLAEGLSDLKEVQQELTAQNLIKSSNYQGSKKEKKEHLELTEFISSDGFSILAGKNNKQNEFLLKIAAPEDIWLHSLNIPGSHVLIKVPQNNNEVSEAALHEGVYVAAYYSQARESSNVSVVYTKRKFVKKPSGSKPGFVIFTHEKTLVVNPDKTKLPARQLLN; encoded by the coding sequence ATGATAAATTTTGATTCACTTTCACTAAAAGCCTTAATAAGCGAGATAGAACCGATTTTGACGGAAGGGCGTGTCCAAAAAGTTCAGCAGCCTTCTAAAAATGAAGTTTTGTTGACTATAAGAGCTTTGCGACAAACTCATAAGCTTTATATATGCGTTGACCCCAAATATCCGCATGTTTCGCTTTTGAGTCTCGAAGGAGAAGAGTTAAGAAATATTGAAATTCCTCAAAAGCCTCCTATGTTTTGTATGCTTCTGAGAAAACACATGGAAGGCTGTAAAATCAATGCTGTTACGCAGCCTGATTATGAGCGAATACTTGAAATCAAATTTGACAGTTATAATGAACTCGGGGAAAGAACTCCAATGATTCTTTCCTGTGAATTTATGGGCAAACACAGCAATATTATTTTGTATAACTATGATAATAACGTGATTCAGGGCTGTGCGCATCCCGTAAGCCACGAAAAAAGCAGAGAAAGAGAACTTGCAGGAGGTTTGCCGTATATTTATCCCCCAAAACAGCATAAATATGACTTTATTACGTTAAGCAAAGAAAAGTTTTCGGAGTGGGCAAAAATTATCGATATGCCGATAAATATTTGGCTTAACGAAAAATTTGGATTTATAAGCAAAGCTCTTGCCACTGAATTTTGTAATTTTCTCGGGATAAATATTGAAAAAGACAAAACATCGGCTGTTTCGCAGGAAAAAATATCTGATTTATATGATTTGATAACTGAAACAATAAATTTTGATAACATTAATCCTTCTATAAGCGAAGATAAAAAATATTATTCAATTACAGGTCTTGATAAGTCGATAAAATGGAGATCAGTAGATTCTGTAAATGCAATGATAGATTTGTATTTTGGTCATCAGGTTTTTAATGATAATTTTACAAGACTTAAAAATTATCTGGCAGGTATTCTTAAAAAAGAGCTTAAGAAGCAAGAAAAGCAGTTGCTTTCATATTCTCATGCACTTCCTGAAAATAATAATGAAAAACAGGAAAAATACCGTCAATATGCCGATCTTATAATGTCGAATCTCTATAAAATTATGCGTGGCGATGAATATGTTGAACTTGAAAACTTTTTTGACGAAAATAAAATCATAAAAATTCCCCTTGATAAGATGCTTTCTCCTAACGCAAATGCCCAAAAGTATTATAAACTCTATAACAAAGCTAAAAATGCAGCCAGGCATGGAAGAGAATTAGCTGAAAAAATACAGCAGGAAATTGCTTATCTTGAAACCATAAGAGAATCAATAAATTTAGCAGAGGGTTTGTCGGATTTAAAAGAAGTTCAACAGGAATTAACGGCTCAAAATTTAATCAAATCAAGTAATTATCAAGGCTCCAAAAAAGAAAAAAAAGAACATCTAGAACTTACAGAGTTTATTTCTTCTGACGGGTTCAGTATATTAGCGGGAAAAAACAATAAACAGAATGAATTTTTACTAAAAATAGCCGCTCCCGAAGATATTTGGCTTCATTCCCTGAATATTCCAGGCTCTCATGTCTTGATAAAAGTCCCTCAAAACAACAACGAAGTGTCTGAAGCAGCGCTTCATGAAGGGGTTTATGTTGCAGCATATTACAGTCAGGCAAGAGAATCGTCAAATGTCTCTGTGGTCTATACAAAAAGAAAATTCGTCAAGAAGCCTTCAGGCTCAAAGCCGGGTTTTGTTATTTTTACTCATGAAAAAACCCTTGTTGTAAATCCTGACAAAACAAAGCTCCCTGCAAGACAGCTTCTTAATTAA
- a CDS encoding family 10 glycosylhydrolase: MKNILRLFIICLTSLLVLGVIIKPVSAQVTILQENQTNQCVKTSRIKINAINPTPETNPLGAYYPGFRGSNQLVVYTSGFGEYTNTNEFGKEAIVIEDKIFGFCGSNCYIPKNGFIISGHGSAKKWINEKLMEGATVKIYPNTMTLESTITPESYLYKAGQRINDVKKVIIEYKRTLPGYQSKVSENYLDQAIQRYNEARYMLDKLQYESGRDLANAALNMADMSFYYAVPAVQNELHGVWLRPIEKNQAEIEKTLDRLKKTGIDNIFLETYFQGYTIFPSITMTSYGVKEQKAGFEGWDPLKVWVTEAHKRNMKVQIWFQTFYVGSEAISKSSKHILAVYPQWANCQKRNAVCNKPMPSISEHGGYFLDPANPDVQKFLTALLTEITTNYNIDGLNIDYIRYPKSLSPNFSEYLDSTWGYTTFARNEFKNLYGKDPIDLEQTDPLMSKWVTYRQDKVTDFVSKLRSIVGNKNIMISTVIFPGQQDTATTKLQNWPIWAQKGYIDAFTPLIMSSDKYMAGNSVREIRSLAGSNVCVFSGLFEPFTAGSPADLLGQITSVRQEGSSGIILFDNAHITDDFITALSARILRKD; this comes from the coding sequence ATGAAAAATATATTAAGATTATTTATAATATGTTTAACGTCATTACTTGTTTTAGGAGTAATTATTAAACCTGTATCGGCACAAGTTACGATTTTGCAGGAAAATCAAACCAATCAATGCGTAAAAACATCACGTATTAAAATAAATGCCATAAACCCAACACCTGAAACAAATCCTCTGGGAGCATATTATCCCGGATTTAGGGGCAGTAATCAGCTTGTTGTTTATACTTCCGGCTTTGGGGAATACACAAACACTAATGAATTTGGCAAAGAAGCTATAGTAATAGAAGATAAAATATTTGGATTCTGCGGTTCAAACTGTTATATACCTAAAAATGGTTTTATAATAAGCGGTCATGGCTCTGCTAAAAAATGGATAAATGAAAAATTAATGGAAGGCGCAACCGTAAAAATTTATCCGAATACTATGACGCTGGAAAGTACTATTACTCCTGAAAGTTATTTATATAAAGCAGGCCAAAGAATAAACGATGTTAAAAAAGTTATAATAGAATATAAAAGAACACTTCCCGGTTATCAGTCTAAAGTTTCCGAGAATTATCTTGATCAGGCTATACAAAGATACAATGAAGCCAGATATATGCTTGATAAATTACAGTATGAATCAGGCAGAGACCTCGCTAATGCCGCACTTAATATGGCTGATATGTCCTTTTATTATGCCGTCCCTGCTGTCCAGAATGAGTTGCATGGGGTATGGTTAAGACCTATTGAAAAAAATCAGGCGGAAATAGAAAAAACACTTGATAGACTTAAAAAAACAGGTATAGATAATATATTTTTAGAAACCTATTTTCAAGGATATACTATTTTCCCGAGTATAACAATGACTTCTTACGGAGTGAAAGAACAAAAGGCAGGTTTTGAAGGCTGGGATCCTTTGAAAGTATGGGTTACTGAAGCCCATAAAAGAAATATGAAAGTACAGATATGGTTTCAAACCTTTTATGTGGGCAGTGAAGCGATATCTAAAAGCTCAAAGCACATACTTGCCGTTTATCCCCAATGGGCTAACTGCCAAAAAAGAAATGCTGTATGTAACAAACCTATGCCTTCTATAAGTGAGCATGGCGGATATTTTCTTGATCCTGCAAATCCCGATGTCCAGAAATTTTTGACGGCGCTTCTTACCGAAATCACTACTAACTACAACATAGACGGCTTGAATATCGATTATATAAGATATCCTAAGAGCTTATCACCAAACTTTTCCGAATATCTTGATTCAACATGGGGCTATACGACTTTTGCAAGGAACGAATTCAAAAATCTGTACGGCAAAGACCCTATAGACCTTGAGCAGACAGACCCTTTAATGTCTAAATGGGTTACATACAGACAAGATAAAGTAACCGATTTTGTTTCAAAACTCCGCTCAATAGTCGGAAACAAAAATATAATGATTTCAACCGTAATCTTCCCCGGTCAACAGGACACAGCCACAACAAAACTACAAAACTGGCCAATTTGGGCGCAAAAAGGCTATATAGACGCATTTACTCCGCTGATAATGAGCAGTGACAAATACATGGCAGGCAATTCTGTCAGAGAAATCCGCAGCCTTGCCGGTAGCAATGTTTGCGTATTTTCAGGGTTATTTGAGCCTTTCACGGCAGGAAGCCCCGCTGATTTGCTCGGTCAAATCACTTCTGTAAGACAGGAAGGGTCTTCAGGAATCATACTTTTTGATAATGCGCATATTACTGATGATTTTATTACAGCCCTAAGCGCCAGAATCCTCAGAAAAGACTAG
- the rpmI gene encoding 50S ribosomal protein L35, giving the protein MPKMKTHKAGAKRYKVTGSGKILRKQAGRKHLLGHKATARKNRLSGFTVVSEGNLEKIRLELPYIKYSR; this is encoded by the coding sequence ATGCCTAAAATGAAAACTCATAAAGCTGGAGCAAAAAGATATAAAGTTACCGGCAGTGGAAAAATATTACGCAAACAGGCAGGCAGAAAGCATTTGTTAGGTCATAAAGCTACTGCAAGAAAAAATCGTTTAAGCGGATTCACGGTAGTATCCGAAGGCAATCTTGAAAAAATCAGACTTGAATTGCCTTACATAAAATATTCAAGATAA
- the rplT gene encoding 50S ribosomal protein L20: MARVKRGNVLRKRHKKILKLAKSFKGARSRLFVVANQAVMKALKFQYRDRRNKKRTFRRLWIARINAAVRQHGLSYSKFINALSKANVAVNRKILANIAVKDPDAFKKVVDLAKEKLTA; encoded by the coding sequence ATGGCAAGGGTAAAGCGAGGAAATGTTCTTCGCAAAAGACATAAAAAAATATTAAAACTGGCAAAAAGTTTTAAAGGCGCAAGAAGCAGATTATTTGTTGTAGCAAATCAGGCAGTAATGAAAGCTCTTAAATTTCAATACAGAGATCGCCGCAACAAAAAAAGAACTTTTAGACGTCTTTGGATTGCAAGAATCAACGCAGCAGTCAGACAGCATGGCTTAAGCTACAGCAAATTCATAAATGCACTAAGCAAAGCAAATGTTGCAGTAAACAGAAAAATATTGGCTAATATAGCAGTAAAAGATCCTGATGCTTTCAAAAAAGTCGTTGACTTAGCGAAAGAAAAACTTACAGCATAA
- a CDS encoding FAD-dependent oxidoreductase translates to MKKHLIIIGGVAAGTKAAAKARRESPDMKISLYTEGQHISYSACGMPYYIEDLIKDEKKLLVRTPEYFKEKENIDIHIKHRVTKIFPKDYKVEIENLETGEKFFDEYSKLLISTGSTAFVPDIEGVNLKNVFVLKDIEDAVKIKNRLKKSKKAVIVGGGYIGLELLESFQAHDLDLTIIDRSPQILNTFDLDISSHIQKYLIEEKNIKLITNVSLKRLIGEDGGSVRQVETSENKLIETDMVVLALGVRPNIKLAKDAGIEIGETGAIKVNKRMQTNFPDIFAAGDCVETTNTVTDEKVWVPLGSTANKMGRIAAINITGGYEEFKGITGSMVVKIFDYTASKTGLSEKEAKNFGYDYVIAILMHRDKSGYMPDAKEITIKMIAQKPSGRILGAQVIGKGDADKRVNIVAAALTANMNVEDFMGIDLTYAPPYSPSIDPVLIAAQILYSKLKKEVGSITPEELQKHLKKTEKAAIIDIRNRSEFKTWHIENSRNISFDNPEEKIAPSDKETIICCEGGMESYLLTLKLMEKGYQNIKFVDGGINFFKNIN, encoded by the coding sequence ATGAAAAAGCACCTGATTATAATTGGTGGCGTTGCCGCAGGAACAAAAGCCGCGGCAAAAGCAAGAAGAGAAAGCCCTGATATGAAAATTAGCCTTTATACCGAGGGTCAGCATATTTCATATTCGGCATGCGGCATGCCCTATTATATAGAAGACCTTATAAAAGATGAAAAAAAACTCCTTGTAAGAACTCCAGAGTATTTTAAAGAAAAAGAGAATATTGATATTCACATAAAACATCGTGTTACGAAAATTTTTCCCAAAGACTACAAAGTTGAAATTGAAAATCTTGAAACAGGAGAAAAATTTTTTGATGAATACTCGAAACTTTTGATTTCAACCGGCTCAACAGCTTTTGTTCCTGATATTGAAGGTGTTAATTTAAAGAATGTCTTTGTTTTAAAAGATATAGAAGATGCCGTAAAAATTAAAAACCGGCTGAAAAAATCAAAAAAAGCGGTTATAGTTGGCGGAGGCTATATAGGGCTTGAATTATTAGAGTCTTTTCAGGCTCATGACCTTGATTTAACTATAATAGACCGTTCTCCGCAAATTTTAAACACTTTTGACCTTGATATCTCTTCTCATATTCAAAAATATCTTATAGAAGAAAAAAATATTAAGCTGATAACAAATGTAAGTTTAAAAAGGCTTATAGGAGAAGACGGAGGCTCTGTCAGACAGGTAGAAACCTCCGAAAATAAACTTATTGAGACTGATATGGTCGTACTTGCTCTTGGAGTAAGACCAAACATTAAGCTGGCAAAAGATGCCGGCATCGAAATCGGTGAAACAGGAGCTATAAAAGTCAATAAACGAATGCAAACCAATTTTCCCGATATTTTTGCGGCAGGCGATTGCGTTGAAACTACAAATACCGTAACAGATGAAAAAGTTTGGGTTCCTTTAGGTTCAACGGCAAACAAAATGGGAAGAATCGCTGCTATAAATATAACCGGAGGATACGAAGAATTTAAAGGAATTACAGGCTCAATGGTTGTAAAAATCTTTGATTATACAGCCTCAAAAACAGGTTTAAGCGAAAAAGAAGCAAAAAATTTTGGTTATGATTACGTGATTGCAATACTTATGCATCGTGATAAATCAGGCTATATGCCTGATGCCAAAGAAATTACCATAAAAATGATTGCTCAAAAACCTTCAGGAAGGATTCTGGGCGCTCAAGTTATAGGCAAAGGCGATGCTGATAAAAGGGTAAATATTGTAGCTGCCGCTTTAACAGCAAATATGAACGTGGAAGACTTTATGGGAATAGATTTAACCTATGCACCGCCTTATTCTCCGTCTATAGATCCTGTTCTTATTGCGGCACAAATTCTTTACAGCAAGCTAAAAAAAGAAGTGGGCAGCATAACACCGGAAGAACTTCAAAAACATCTTAAAAAAACTGAGAAGGCTGCAATTATCGATATAAGAAACCGTTCAGAGTTCAAAACATGGCATATAGAAAATTCCCGAAACATATCTTTTGATAATCCGGAAGAAAAAATTGCTCCGTCAGATAAAGAAACCATAATTTGTTGCGAAGGAGGCATGGAAAGCTATCTGTTAACTTTAAAATTAATGGAAAAAGGTTATCAAAACATAAAATTTGTTGATGGCGGTATTAATTTCTTTAAGAATATTAATTAA
- the gatA gene encoding Asp-tRNA(Asn)/Glu-tRNA(Gln) amidotransferase subunit GatA, with amino-acid sequence MLDTKHCFKTVKELRKALLNREISAVELVDESYKRIEEIDDKVQSFISLTKDLAYKTAGEVDKRIKIKEDLPPLAGIPMAIKDNMCTKGYHTTAGSKILENFIPPYDSTIAKKLEENFIPLIGKANLDEFAMGSSTENSAFKKTKNPWNFNMVPGGSSGGSATAVSSGESVISLGSDTGGSIRLPASFCGVVGMKPTYGRVSRFGLIAYASSLDQIGPFGRCVEDVALTLQAISGYDSKDSTSINMPVPDYSATLKKDIKGLRIGVISEMLGDGTNPEVKQAVLSAIKVYETLGAKIEEISIPHNQYAVATYYVIAMAEASANLARFDGVKYGYRAKDTKNIMEMYLKTRSEGFGEEVKSRIMIGTYALSSGYYDAYYKKAQQVRALIKKDFDRAWEKVDLLISPVCPTTAFEFGSKISDPLSMYLMDIGTITANLAGLPAISVPCGFDSSGLPIGFQLLGSALSEEVVLRAAYNFEQSTDFHTKHPEI; translated from the coding sequence ATGTTAGATACAAAACATTGTTTTAAAACAGTCAAAGAACTCAGGAAAGCACTTTTAAACAGAGAAATTTCTGCTGTTGAGCTTGTTGACGAATCATATAAAAGAATAGAAGAAATTGATGATAAAGTTCAGTCTTTTATCTCTCTTACTAAGGATTTGGCGTATAAAACAGCCGGAGAAGTAGATAAAAGAATTAAAATAAAAGAGGATCTACCGCCTCTTGCCGGAATTCCTATGGCGATTAAAGATAATATGTGTACAAAAGGTTATCATACCACGGCAGGAAGCAAAATTCTTGAAAATTTCATTCCTCCGTACGATTCTACGATAGCAAAAAAACTTGAAGAAAATTTTATTCCTTTGATAGGCAAAGCAAACCTTGATGAATTTGCAATGGGAAGTTCTACGGAAAACAGCGCTTTTAAAAAAACAAAAAACCCGTGGAATTTTAATATGGTTCCCGGAGGAAGCTCCGGCGGCTCTGCTACGGCTGTATCATCAGGAGAATCTGTTATTTCCCTGGGTTCGGATACAGGCGGAAGTATCAGGCTTCCTGCAAGTTTTTGCGGTGTTGTAGGAATGAAACCAACTTACGGAAGGGTTTCAAGATTCGGGCTTATTGCATACGCAAGCAGTCTTGATCAGATAGGTCCATTCGGCAGATGTGTGGAAGATGTAGCGCTTACCCTTCAGGCAATAAGCGGATATGATAGTAAAGACTCAACTTCAATAAATATGCCTGTTCCTGATTATTCAGCCACCTTAAAAAAAGATATAAAGGGCTTAAGAATCGGTGTAATTTCGGAAATGCTTGGAGATGGTACAAACCCTGAGGTTAAACAAGCTGTTCTCAGTGCAATAAAAGTTTATGAAACTCTCGGGGCAAAAATAGAAGAAATTTCTATTCCTCATAACCAGTACGCTGTTGCGACTTATTATGTTATTGCTATGGCTGAAGCCAGCGCAAATCTGGCAAGATTTGACGGTGTAAAATACGGTTACAGAGCAAAAGACACCAAAAATATAATGGAAATGTATCTGAAAACAAGGTCAGAAGGTTTTGGAGAAGAAGTAAAATCAAGAATCATGATTGGAACTTATGCTTTAAGCTCAGGATATTATGATGCTTATTATAAAAAGGCCCAACAGGTAAGGGCTTTAATTAAAAAAGATTTTGACAGGGCATGGGAAAAAGTCGATTTGCTTATTTCACCTGTTTGTCCGACAACAGCTTTTGAATTCGGCTCAAAAATTTCTGATCCTTTAAGCATGTACCTTATGGATATTGGAACAATTACTGCCAATCTGGCAGGGCTTCCTGCAATAAGTGTTCCCTGCGGATTTGATAGCAGCGGGCTTCCTATAGGGTTTCAGCTTCTTGGTTCTGCATTGTCAGAAGAAGTTGTTTTGAGAGCTGCTTACAACTTTGAACAGTCTACAGATTTTCACACTAAACATCCTGAGATATAA
- a CDS encoding MerR family transcriptional regulator: MRTESMTINLTQAQDSKGLDPEKPMFPISVVADLLKVHQRTLRIYDDERILMPSRSPKNRRLYSFNDIERGKFIQYLTRELGINLAGIKIIVHLLKQQNIPPADYLVHISKVANELNISPEVQEENRIKLSRRGRKSKTSDEENEE; encoded by the coding sequence ATGAGAACAGAATCTATGACAATTAATTTAACTCAAGCACAAGACTCAAAGGGATTAGACCCTGAAAAACCAATGTTTCCTATCAGTGTTGTGGCAGACTTATTGAAAGTTCATCAAAGAACATTAAGAATTTATGATGACGAAAGGATTTTAATGCCTTCAAGATCTCCTAAAAACAGAAGACTTTATTCTTTTAATGATATTGAAAGAGGAAAGTTTATTCAGTACTTGACCAGAGAACTTGGAATTAATCTTGCAGGAATCAAGATTATTGTTCATTTGCTGAAACAACAAAACATTCCTCCGGCTGACTATCTGGTTCACATCAGCAAAGTAGCCAATGAATTAAATATTTCTCCTGAAGTTCAGGAAGAAAACAGAATAAAACTTTCCAGAAGAGGACGAAAATCCAAAACTTCTGATGAAGAAAATGAAGAATAA